Proteins from a genomic interval of Maylandia zebra isolate NMK-2024a linkage group LG15, Mzebra_GT3a, whole genome shotgun sequence:
- the grem1a gene encoding gremlin-1a, translating into MQTHSVQSFAVVLALLLTPLNNTKAQSFQSAFPQPNKHSPNESSTCVQPPLIGLISRATGPVTSTYEVPESSQEALHVTERRYLRLDWCKTQPLKQTIEEEGCLRRTIINRFCYGQCNSFYIPRNKYQDGNAFRSCSACKPKAFSTVTYTLLCPGQTPSTKRKRVQRVKLCRCTTIDMD; encoded by the coding sequence ATGCAGACACATTCAGTGCAGAGCTTTGCAGTCGTTTTGGCACTGCTACTCACCCCGCTGAATAATACGAAAGCTCAGAGCTTTCAAAGCGCGTTTCCACAGCCAAACAAACACAGCCCGAATGAATCGTCGACGTGTGTACAGCCCCCTCTTATTGGATTAATTTCTCGCGCAACGGGGCCAGTAACCTCAACATACGAAGTGCCGGAGTCCAGCCAGGAAGCGCTGCACGTCACTGAGCGTAGATACCTGCGGCTGGACTGGTGTAAGACACAGCCGCTCAAGCAGACCATAGAGGAGGAGGGCTGCCTTCGCCGCACCATCATTAACAGGTTTTGCTACGGACAGTGCAACTCCTTTTACATCCCGCGGAACAAGTACCAGGACGGAAACGCCTTTCGCTCCTGTTCGGCCTGCAAACCCAAAGCCTTCAGCACCGTCACATACACCCTCCTCTGTCCGGGACAGACGCCCAGCACTAAGAGGAAACGAGTCCAGCGCGTAAAGCTGTGCCGCTGCACTACTATCGATATGGATTAG